DNA from Verrucomicrobiota bacterium:
TTTTAGAAAACGGAATTTCCCGATCAATGCAGCCAAACAGAAATACAAGGCGCGCAAGCCTAGGATCGCAAAGATATTACTGGTAAATACAATAAAAGGGTCCGGGGTAATGGCAAAGATAGCCGGGATCGAGTCTACGGCAAAAACCAAGTCCGTAATTTCAACCATGATCAAGGCCAGAAAAAGGGGTGTCATTGCACTTTTGACACTTAGCGAACCGGATGGTGCCGGATCCATGACTTCTTTTCCACTGGCTGGATCGATGGAATATGTCGGGGCCATCGTGCGGCGGGTGAAAAATTTCTGCCCCTCGTAAAAGGGCCGTACGGGATAAAGTTTTTTAACAAGCTTTACAATCGGGTTCTGTGATGGATCACTATGGCTTTGGATCAAAGCCATCTTAATGGCAGTCAAAATGAGGAATGCCCCGAAGATGATGAGAATCCATTGGTAAGCCATTATTAACTCTCCCCCGATTCCAATCATCGCGCCTCTCATGATGAGTGCCCCGATAATGCCCCAGAAAAGAACCCGGTGCTGGTATTTGGCCGGAATGGCAAAATAACCAAAAATCATGGCAATCACAAAAATATTATCCATCGCCAGTGACTTCTCGACCACATAACCGGTCAAATACTGGATAGCC
Protein-coding regions in this window:
- a CDS encoding TerC/Alx family metal homeostasis membrane protein, yielding AIQYLTGYVVEKSLAMDNIFVIAMIFGYFAIPAKYQHRVLFWGIIGALIMRGAMIGIGGELIMAYQWILIIFGAFLILTAIKMALIQSHSDPSQNPIVKLVKKLYPVRPFYEGQKFFTRRTMAPTYSIDPASGKEVMDPAPSGSLSVKSAMTPLFLALIMVEITDLVFAVDSIPAIFAITPDPFIVFTSNIFAILGLRALYFCLAALIGKFRFLKPALILILGFVGVKLMLLSLPPYLDVLGLAARKSIKIDPLVSLTVVLGILAAATILSVLFPDKSKEAH